A window of Mycolicibacterium fluoranthenivorans contains these coding sequences:
- the whiA gene encoding DNA-binding protein WhiA — MTAEVKDELSRLVVNSVSARRAEVSSLLRFAGGLHIVAGRVVVEAEVDLGIIARRLRKDIYDLYGYNAVVHVLSASGIRKSTRYVVRVAKDGEALARQTGLLDLRGRPVRGLPAQVVGGSVNDAEAAWRGAFLAHGSLTEPGRSSALEVSCPGPEAALALVGAARRLGVSAKAREVRGSDRVVVRDGEAIGALLTRMGAQDTRLTWEERRMRREVRATANRLANFDDANLRRSARAAVAAAARVERALHILGDTVPDHLAQAGRLRVEHRQASLEELGRLAEPPMTKDAVAGRIRRLLSMADRKAKQDGIPDTESAVTPDLLDDA; from the coding sequence ATGACCGCTGAGGTGAAGGACGAACTGAGCCGGCTGGTCGTGAATTCGGTGAGTGCACGCCGGGCCGAGGTCTCCTCGCTGCTGCGCTTCGCCGGTGGACTGCACATCGTGGCCGGCCGGGTGGTGGTCGAAGCCGAGGTGGATCTGGGCATCATCGCGCGCCGGCTGCGCAAGGACATCTACGACCTGTACGGCTACAACGCGGTGGTGCATGTGTTGTCGGCCAGCGGGATCCGCAAGAGCACCCGCTACGTGGTGCGGGTCGCCAAGGACGGCGAAGCCCTGGCCAGGCAGACCGGACTGCTCGACCTCCGGGGCAGACCGGTGCGCGGACTGCCCGCCCAGGTGGTCGGCGGCAGCGTCAACGACGCCGAAGCCGCCTGGCGCGGTGCGTTTCTGGCGCACGGTTCGCTCACCGAGCCGGGCCGGTCCTCGGCGCTGGAGGTCAGCTGCCCGGGTCCGGAGGCTGCGCTGGCGCTCGTCGGTGCGGCACGGCGGCTCGGGGTCAGCGCGAAGGCCCGCGAGGTCCGCGGGAGCGACCGGGTGGTGGTCCGCGACGGCGAGGCGATCGGGGCCCTGCTGACCCGGATGGGCGCCCAGGACACCCGGTTGACGTGGGAGGAGCGCCGGATGCGGCGCGAAGTCCGCGCCACCGCCAACCGGCTGGCCAATTTCGACGATGCCAACCTGCGTCGCTCGGCGCGCGCGGCGGTCGCCGCGGCCGCCAGGGTCGAGCGTGCCCTGCACATCCTGGGCGACACGGTGCCCGATCATCTGGCGCAGGCCGGCCGGTTGCGGGTCGAGCATCGGCAGGCATCGCTGGAGGAACTGGGCCGGCTGGCCGAGCCGCCGATGACCAAGGATGCGGTTGCGGGCCGGATCCGGCGGCTGCTCTCGATGGCCGACCGCAAGGCCAAGCAGGACGGTATCCCCGATACGGAGTCGGCGGTGACGCCGGACCTGCTCGACGACGCCTAG
- the uvrC gene encoding excinuclease ABC subunit UvrC → MPDPATYRPAPGSIPVEPGVYRFRDPHGRVIYVGKAKSLRSRLNSYFADIAGLAPRTRQMVMTAGSVEWTVVSTEVEALQLEYNWIKEFDPRFNIRYRDDKSYPVLAVTLNEEYPRLFVYRGPRRKGVRYFGPYSHAWAIRETVDLLTRVFPARTCSSGVFKRHNQIDRPCLLGYIDKCSAPCVGRVSAEQHRQIVLDFCDFLSGKTDRLVRDMERQMTAAAEDLDFERAARLRDDIGALKRALEKQTVVFGDGTDADVVAFAADDLEAAVQVFHVRGGRVRGQRGWVVEKTGEPGQSGEGYLVEQFLTQFYGDQAELSADGTGNQDETTNPVPKQVLVPVLPDNADELADWLSGLRGSRVALRVPVRGAKLALAETVGRNAREALTQHKLKRAGDFNARSEALQSIQDALELSDAPLRIECVDISHVQGTDVVASLVVFEDGLPRKSDYRHYAIREAAGGGRSDDVASIAEVTRRRFARHVADADRPMVAEGKSRKFAYPPNLYVVDGGAPQVNAAATVLDELGITDVAVIGLAKRLEEVWVPFQDDPVIFPRSSEGLYLLQRIRDEAHRFAITFHRSKRSKRMTASALDSVPGLGEHRRKALVTHFGSVSRLSAASIEDITAVPGIGLATARAVLDALGEGAAGSGAADSDTPAAVFDNDRTDQDQQASG, encoded by the coding sequence GTGCCCGATCCAGCGACGTACCGGCCTGCGCCGGGTTCCATTCCGGTGGAACCCGGGGTCTACCGATTCCGGGATCCGCACGGCCGGGTGATCTACGTCGGCAAGGCCAAGAGCCTGCGCAGCCGGCTGAACTCGTATTTCGCCGATATCGCCGGGCTGGCGCCACGCACCCGGCAGATGGTGATGACGGCGGGCAGCGTCGAGTGGACCGTGGTGTCCACCGAGGTCGAAGCGCTGCAGCTGGAATACAACTGGATCAAGGAGTTCGACCCGCGGTTCAACATCCGCTACCGGGACGACAAGTCCTACCCGGTGCTGGCGGTCACCCTCAACGAGGAGTATCCGCGGCTGTTCGTCTACCGCGGCCCGCGTCGCAAGGGCGTGCGTTACTTCGGCCCGTACTCACATGCGTGGGCCATCCGCGAGACCGTGGATCTGCTCACCCGGGTTTTTCCGGCCCGAACGTGTTCGTCGGGAGTGTTCAAGCGGCACAACCAGATCGACCGGCCGTGCCTGCTGGGCTACATCGACAAATGCTCGGCGCCGTGCGTCGGTCGGGTGAGCGCCGAACAGCACCGGCAGATCGTGCTGGACTTCTGCGATTTCCTGTCCGGTAAGACCGACCGGCTGGTGCGCGATATGGAGCGGCAGATGACCGCCGCGGCAGAGGATCTCGATTTCGAGCGGGCGGCACGGCTGCGCGATGACATCGGTGCGCTCAAACGCGCGCTGGAGAAGCAGACGGTGGTGTTCGGTGACGGTACCGACGCCGACGTGGTGGCCTTCGCCGCCGACGACCTGGAAGCGGCGGTGCAGGTGTTCCATGTGCGTGGTGGCCGGGTCCGCGGCCAGCGCGGCTGGGTGGTCGAGAAGACAGGTGAACCCGGGCAGTCCGGTGAGGGATACCTCGTCGAGCAGTTCCTCACCCAGTTCTACGGCGATCAGGCCGAGCTCAGCGCCGACGGCACCGGCAATCAGGACGAGACCACCAACCCGGTGCCCAAACAGGTTCTGGTGCCGGTGCTTCCGGACAACGCCGACGAACTCGCCGACTGGCTCTCGGGTCTGCGTGGATCACGGGTGGCGCTGCGGGTCCCGGTGCGCGGTGCCAAGTTGGCGCTCGCGGAGACCGTGGGCCGCAATGCGAGAGAGGCGCTGACCCAACACAAGCTCAAACGTGCCGGCGACTTCAACGCGAGATCGGAAGCCCTGCAGAGCATTCAGGATGCGCTGGAGCTGTCCGACGCGCCGCTACGCATCGAGTGCGTGGATATCAGCCACGTCCAGGGCACCGATGTGGTGGCCTCGCTGGTGGTGTTCGAGGACGGGCTGCCGCGCAAATCGGATTACCGGCACTATGCGATCCGGGAGGCGGCGGGCGGGGGCCGTTCCGATGATGTGGCCTCCATCGCCGAGGTGACCCGGCGCCGGTTCGCCCGGCACGTCGCCGACGCCGACCGGCCGATGGTGGCCGAGGGCAAGTCGCGCAAATTCGCCTACCCGCCCAACCTCTACGTCGTCGACGGTGGCGCACCCCAGGTCAACGCCGCCGCCACCGTGCTCGACGAGCTCGGCATCACCGATGTCGCCGTGATCGGGCTGGCCAAACGGCTCGAAGAGGTGTGGGTGCCGTTCCAGGACGACCCGGTGATCTTCCCGCGCAGCAGCGAAGGGCTGTATCTGTTGCAGCGCATCCGTGATGAGGCCCACAGGTTCGCCATCACGTTCCACCGCAGCAAACGGTCCAAGCGGATGACGGCGTCGGCACTGGACTCGGTGCCCGGTCTGGGTGAGCACCGGCGCAAAGCACTGGTCACCCACTTCGGGTCCGTGTCGCGGCTGTCGGCGGCCAGCATCGAGGACATCACCGCGGTGCCCGGAATCGGGCTGGCCACCGCGCGCGCCGTACTCGACGCCCTCGGCGAGGGTGCCGCGGGGTCGGGAGCAGCCGATTCCGACACGCCAGCGGCAGTTTTCGACAATGATCGAACCGACCAAGATCAACAGGCATCGGGGTGA
- the rapZ gene encoding RNase adapter RapZ, translating to MSDESGIEVVLVTGLSGAGRGTTAKVLEDLGWYVADNLPPELIARMVDLGLDAGSRITRLAVVMDVRSKGFTGDLDSVRTELGTRGIAPRVLFMDASDETLVRRYEQNRRSHPLQGNQTLAEGITAERTMLASVRAVADLVIDTSTLAVPALRESIERAFGEETVAHTSITVESFGYKYGLPMDADTVMDVRFIPNPHWVDELRPHTGQHPAVRDYVLGQEGAAEFLDTYHRLLGVVIDGYRREGKRYMTVAIGCTGGKHRSVAIAEALAGRLQGGEQLTVRVLHRDLGRE from the coding sequence ATGAGTGACGAATCTGGTATCGAGGTCGTCCTCGTCACCGGGCTCTCCGGTGCGGGACGCGGTACCACCGCCAAGGTGCTCGAGGATCTCGGTTGGTATGTGGCCGACAACCTGCCGCCGGAACTGATCGCCAGAATGGTCGATCTGGGGCTGGACGCCGGATCGCGGATCACCCGGCTGGCCGTCGTGATGGATGTCCGGTCGAAGGGATTCACCGGCGACCTGGACTCGGTGCGTACCGAACTGGGCACCCGGGGTATCGCACCGCGGGTGTTGTTCATGGATGCCTCCGATGAGACGCTGGTGCGCCGCTACGAACAGAACCGGCGCAGTCACCCGCTTCAGGGAAACCAGACCCTGGCCGAGGGCATCACCGCCGAGCGGACGATGCTGGCGTCGGTACGGGCGGTCGCCGACCTGGTGATCGACACCTCGACACTGGCGGTGCCGGCCCTGCGGGAGAGCATCGAACGCGCCTTCGGTGAGGAGACCGTCGCGCACACCAGCATCACCGTGGAGTCGTTCGGCTACAAGTACGGCCTGCCCATGGATGCCGATACCGTGATGGACGTCCGGTTCATCCCGAACCCGCACTGGGTGGACGAATTGCGCCCCCACACCGGCCAGCACCCGGCGGTACGGGACTACGTGCTGGGCCAAGAAGGCGCCGCGGAGTTCCTGGACACCTACCATCGGCTGCTGGGAGTGGTGATCGACGGTTATCGCCGGGAGGGAAAGCGCTATATGACGGTGGCCATCGGCTGCACCGGCGGCAAGCACCGAAGCGTGGCGATCGCCGAGGCCCTGGCCGGCCGGCTGCAGGGCGGTGAGCAGTTGACGGTGCGGGTGCTGCACCGCGATCTGGGGCGCGAATGA
- a CDS encoding cellulase family glycosylhydrolase encodes MLATAVLGASVSLHPAPQPTAPRLAAAAVELSATIDSSSTTTGIAESDLYFMSKDQLSTAMQQLQSLGVTQIRVYLPWRQMEPAKGSYNWSAADQLLNTAASYGIAVDASVTSTPPWATTNGGLIPNGAPTSDADYATFVKALASRYGATANNGNAKISAYEVWNEPNWFAGWSPKPDAAAYTALLKAAYTAIKSVDPTATVLGGVLGAGVTIGSLTENPVTFLKQMYAAGAAGFFDALAFHPYADSLFSAGASVANSPLQELEALRKLMNANGDALKLIWATEYGAPVTTSSTATSGSAASQTNQATLIQDFLTTWSTLSGVGPSFLFSLIDSSYSGGNYGVFGSNWTPRAAVATIKSWIAAHPITAPVLTAPGRTVTTLAGALHHAIAALAARIKKMLTPHSAATKPKTATVKAATATAVTSAPASPATSATPATSTKNAVSQDSSTKTTKSTKTTTAKPSTKHVRGKHAAVKASS; translated from the coding sequence TTGCTCGCGACCGCCGTCCTGGGCGCGTCGGTGAGTCTGCACCCCGCGCCGCAGCCGACCGCGCCGCGGCTGGCAGCTGCGGCGGTCGAGCTCTCCGCCACCATCGACTCGTCCTCGACCACGACGGGTATCGCCGAATCCGATCTGTACTTCATGTCCAAGGACCAACTGAGCACCGCGATGCAGCAGCTCCAATCGCTGGGGGTCACCCAGATCCGGGTGTACCTGCCCTGGCGTCAGATGGAGCCCGCGAAAGGCAGTTACAACTGGTCGGCGGCCGACCAGCTGCTCAACACGGCCGCGTCCTACGGCATCGCCGTCGACGCATCCGTCACGAGCACACCACCGTGGGCCACCACCAACGGTGGTCTCATCCCCAACGGCGCGCCCACCTCGGACGCCGACTACGCCACCTTCGTCAAAGCGCTGGCCAGCCGCTACGGCGCCACCGCCAACAACGGGAACGCCAAGATCTCGGCCTACGAGGTCTGGAACGAGCCGAACTGGTTCGCCGGGTGGTCGCCGAAGCCCGACGCCGCGGCCTACACCGCGCTACTGAAAGCCGCCTACACCGCCATCAAGTCCGTCGATCCGACCGCGACGGTGCTGGGCGGCGTTCTGGGAGCGGGCGTCACGATCGGGTCGCTGACCGAGAACCCGGTGACGTTCCTCAAGCAGATGTACGCCGCCGGCGCCGCTGGGTTCTTCGATGCCCTGGCGTTTCACCCGTACGCCGACAGCCTGTTCTCCGCCGGCGCATCGGTCGCGAACTCGCCGCTGCAGGAACTGGAAGCTCTGCGCAAACTGATGAACGCCAACGGCGATGCGCTCAAGTTGATCTGGGCGACCGAATACGGGGCACCGGTGACCACCAGCAGCACGGCCACCTCCGGCAGCGCCGCCAGCCAGACCAATCAGGCCACGCTGATCCAGGATTTCCTGACCACCTGGTCCACCCTGTCCGGCGTGGGTCCGTCATTCCTGTTCTCGCTCATCGACTCCTCGTACTCCGGCGGGAACTACGGAGTCTTCGGCAGCAACTGGACACCGCGGGCCGCCGTCGCGACCATCAAGTCCTGGATCGCCGCGCACCCGATCACCGCCCCCGTCCTCACCGCGCCCGGCCGGACCGTCACCACGTTGGCCGGCGCCCTGCACCACGCCATCGCGGCGCTGGCCGCCCGCATCAAGAAGATGCTCACACCGCATTCCGCAGCCACCAAACCCAAGACGGCCACGGTCAAGGCGGCGACCGCCACGGCCGTCACCTCGGCCCCGGCGTCACCCGCGACTTCGGCGACACCCGCGACATCGACGAAAAATGCTGTCTCCCAGGACTCCTCGACGAAGACGACCAAGTCCACGAAGACCACCACCGCGAAGCCGAGCACCAAGCACGTCCGCGGCAAGCACGCCGCGGTGAAAGCGTCGAGCTAG
- the yvcK gene encoding uridine diphosphate-N-acetylglucosamine-binding protein YvcK, protein MTARVVALGGGHGLYATLSAARRLTPHVTAVVTVADDGGSSGRLRSELDVVPPGDLRMALAALASDSPHGRLWATILQHRFGGSGALAGHPIGNLMLAGLNEVLTDPVTALDELGKILGLKGRVLPMCPIALQIEADVAGLETDPRMFRVIRGQVAVATTVGKVRRVRLLPGDPPATHQAVDAIMAADLVVLGPGSWFTSVIPHVLVPQLAAALQATTARRALVLNLAAEPGETAGFSAERHIHVLAQHAPGFTVDEIIVDAARVPSDREREQLVRTAALLGADVEFADVSRPGTQLHDPSMLAAALERVRLRGRASRPDDSDSTAPHPARPVGGAEGQSTVNVSRGDDSWR, encoded by the coding sequence ATGACAGCCCGTGTGGTGGCTCTCGGTGGCGGGCACGGTCTGTATGCCACCCTGTCCGCGGCCCGTCGGCTGACCCCGCACGTCACCGCGGTGGTCACCGTCGCCGACGACGGTGGATCCTCGGGCCGGCTGCGCAGCGAACTGGATGTCGTGCCCCCCGGTGATCTGCGAATGGCGTTGGCGGCGTTGGCTTCTGACAGCCCGCACGGCCGGCTGTGGGCGACCATCCTGCAGCACCGGTTCGGTGGCAGCGGTGCGCTGGCAGGTCATCCGATCGGCAATCTGATGCTGGCGGGCCTCAACGAGGTGCTCACCGATCCGGTGACCGCCCTGGACGAACTCGGCAAGATCCTCGGCCTCAAGGGCCGGGTCCTGCCGATGTGCCCGATCGCCCTGCAGATCGAGGCCGATGTCGCCGGACTGGAGACCGATCCGCGGATGTTCCGGGTGATCAGGGGCCAGGTGGCCGTCGCCACCACGGTGGGCAAGGTGCGCCGGGTGCGGCTGTTGCCCGGTGACCCGCCGGCCACGCATCAGGCGGTGGACGCGATCATGGCCGCCGACCTCGTCGTGCTCGGCCCCGGGTCGTGGTTCACGAGTGTGATCCCGCACGTCCTGGTACCGCAGCTGGCCGCCGCCTTGCAGGCCACCACCGCCCGGCGGGCCCTGGTGCTCAACCTGGCGGCCGAACCGGGGGAGACGGCCGGATTCTCGGCTGAGCGGCACATCCATGTGCTGGCCCAGCATGCGCCCGGGTTCACCGTGGACGAGATCATCGTCGACGCGGCGAGGGTGCCCAGTGACCGGGAGCGCGAGCAGTTGGTGCGCACGGCCGCCCTGCTCGGTGCGGACGTGGAGTTTGCCGACGTGTCCCGGCCTGGTACACAGTTACATGACCCATCGATGCTGGCCGCCGCATTGGAGCGGGTCCGGCTGCGCGGCAGGGCATCACGTCCTGATGACAGCGATTCCACCGCTCCCCACCCGGCCCGGCCGGTCGGGGGAGCAGAGGGGCAATCGACGGTGAATGTATCGAGGGGTGACGATTCGTGGCGATGA